The genome window TGAAGTGCAGAGGTGCCGCATGGCAATATTTCACTTTTACTTTCACTTCTTAATCCTCGCACTAATCCTTGCTATTGTAGCAGCTGAAGATGAGTGTGAACCATCCAGTTGCGGCCCCACCCCTCCGGTGATTCGCTTCCCTTTCCGGCTAAAGGGCCGGCAGCCGGACCACTGCGGCTACCCCGCCGGATTCCAAGTCTCATGCAACAACCACAACGAAACCGAGCTCGATCTCCAGTATCCGGCGAGGGCATCTACCAACAACATCGTAATCCCAATATCAGTCAAATCTGTGGTTCTGGAGATCGACTACAAATCCCAGACGATGAGAGTTAGTATAGTCAACGCTTCTTGTTTTCCCAGAGAGGTTCCCGCTGTGAATTCTTCATCTGGGGCATATCCTTTTGAATCGAATGGTCAATATAGTAACCCTTATCCtcactacattttttttaattgctcTTCTGGGAGTGAAGATTCGGGGAGTGGGTACTCCATTCCCTGCCTTAGTGACCCTGGTTATAGAGTTTATGCTTTCGATTCTAGTACTGAAGCCACCAGATGGCCATTGTCTTGTGTTAAAATGTATAACATTTCTGATGTTCCGTATAGTATACTGAGCCCCCCTGATTACGTTGCTAATCCCGGAGAATCTCTCAAATGGTCAACTCCATTTTGCAAGAATTGTGAAGATCTGGGCAAGTATTGCAGGTTGGGGAAAAATAGCAAAAATGTGACTGAATGTTATGATCCCACACCAGATAAGGATATTGCAGGTAATAATTTCACTGTTTATCACTCTCTGCACCTAAAATtatgttgggcggaggccagttagggtcaagtccaacactATGTGGTAGGAATATTGTTGGGTAAGGCGGGTAAGGAGTCAAGTTCAGCACCCTCACCCTGATAAATGTGTggcagtataaggaaataaagttgcgcattCGTATAACTTTTGATACACTGGTAAGCGCgtatcctaacaagtggtattagaATCAGGTCGCAGTAAAGACTCTGCAGTTATGACTTGCTTGGTGCTCAGAGGGGAGGCCGGTAAAACTGTAAAAGGCCAAATTCAGCACCGCTCTcgaaaataaagataaagttGCGCATTTGCTACTAGTTATAGTTTTTGGCGTAGTAATAAGCACTTCATTCTAACAAATTAGGATTTTGGTTATGTATCCTTCATAATTTATTATCTATTTAGTagaaacagaaaaaataaaataaaaaaaatctgcaACCTTACATGTTTATTAAACAAGGGTTAGTTCATTTGTGCAGGTTCAATGAAAAAAGGTATGATTGCAGGCATAACTATTGGTGTGCTCCTCATTTCTGGGGTAGTTGGATATACTCTATACCGCATTATCTCCTTAAAGAAAAGGAAGCATAAGGACCAAGAAATGGTGGAGAAGTTTTTGGAGGATTACAATGCTCTTAGGCCTACAAGATATTCCTATGCAGACATCAAAAGGATCACAGACAAATTCAAGAAGAAGCTAGGAAAAGGAGGCTATGGTATGGTGTACAAAGGGAGAATCTCGAGTTACATTCCGGTTGCTGTTAAGGTCCTCGACAACACCAAGGGAAACGGGGAAGACTTCATCAATGAAGTCGGAACCATAGGCAGAATCCACCACATCAACGTGGTCCGACTACTAGGATACTGCGCTGATGGGGCGAACCGCGCCCTGGTGTACGAGTTCCTGCCGAACGGCTCTCTCCAGGATGTGATTTCGTCGAGAAAAGGGCAGTCCCTTGGTTGGGATAAGCTAGAACAGATTGCCCTCGGGATAGCCAGAGGAATAGACTATCTTCACCAAGGGTGCAACCAGAGAATCCTCCATTTCGACATTAAGCCTCACAACATATTGCTGGACGAAGAATTGAACCCGAAGGTTGCAGATTTCGGGTTGGCAAAGCTCTGCTCCAAGGAAAAAAGCGTGGTCTCGATGACAGCAGCCCGAGGGACAATAGGCTACATCTCGCCCGAAGTGTTCTCGAGGAACTTTGGGAATGTGTCGTATAAGGCAGACGTGTATAGCTTCGGGATGTTGTTGCTTAATCTAGTTGGGGGAAGGAATCCTATTAGTGTCCCAACTGATGAGCAAGAAAGCAGCCAACTTTATTTCCCACAATGGGCATATGATCAACTGGAGAAAGGAAAAGAGATATCAATCCATATAGAGAATGAAATTGACAGAAAAATAGTTAAGAAAGTGACAGTTGTAGGGCTATGGTGTGTTCAATGGAATCCAGCGGATAGGCCTTCCATGAAAGTTGTTATTCAAATGCTTGAAGGAGAAAATGTTCCAGCAATGCCGCCAAATCCATTTGACTCCCCAGAACCTATAGCCAAGGCCATTGTAGAAGGAAGCCTATTTGACAGTGAAATTGAAACTTCTTATTGATTCTCAACCAAAATGTTGCATACTCGATTTGGGTAGGCAAATTATTTGGtactgtgtggatcataacaaaaagtacatttttaatatgctaaatgtacattattcgtgtactgaatgtatattatacaatataatgtacatcccatgaatacaatgtacattatttttatactgaatagacattatttgatagtatggtccacataataatgattgatttgggtacaatcgttataccctgcaccacggtgcacataccACGAacataaacga of Ipomoea triloba cultivar NCNSP0323 chromosome 3, ASM357664v1 contains these proteins:
- the LOC116012509 gene encoding rust resistance kinase Lr10-like, whose product is MAIFHFYFHFLILALILAIVAAEDECEPSSCGPTPPVIRFPFRLKGRQPDHCGYPAGFQVSCNNHNETELDLQYPARASTNNIVIPISVKSVVLEIDYKSQTMRVSIVNASCFPREVPAVNSSSGAYPFESNGQYSNPYPHYIFFNCSSGSEDSGSGYSIPCLSDPGYRVYAFDSSTEATRWPLSCVKMYNISDVPYSILSPPDYVANPGESLKWSTPFCKNCEDLGKYCRLGKNSKNVTECYDPTPDKDIAGSMKKGMIAGITIGVLLISGVVGYTLYRIISLKKRKHKDQEMVEKFLEDYNALRPTRYSYADIKRITDKFKKKLGKGGYGMVYKGRISSYIPVAVKVLDNTKGNGEDFINEVGTIGRIHHINVVRLLGYCADGANRALVYEFLPNGSLQDVISSRKGQSLGWDKLEQIALGIARGIDYLHQGCNQRILHFDIKPHNILLDEELNPKVADFGLAKLCSKEKSVVSMTAARGTIGYISPEVFSRNFGNVSYKADVYSFGMLLLNLVGGRNPISVPTDEQESSQLYFPQWAYDQLEKGKEISIHIENEIDRKIVKKVTVVGLWCVQWNPADRPSMKVVIQMLEGENVPAMPPNPFDSPEPIAKAIVEGSLFDSEIETSY